From Solanum lycopersicum chromosome 8, SLM_r2.1, the proteins below share one genomic window:
- the LOC101263137 gene encoding protein HIGH CHLOROPHYLL FLUORESCENCE PHENOTYPE 173, chloroplastic translates to MSAATATFTPHVAFSNNNPIWRKPRSCTTNCKYSTASFVTRATSSSNSEIDNEKKNKRKKKKVVIDNKEQKVQETVEEKEQEQVQELQSSSVSVIKRLDDVNPVGLGRRSRQVFDEVWRKFSGLGQISRTIRSDDESTLLIREGGPMCEFAIPGAQNTTVLVVGATSRVGRIVVRKLMLRGYTVKALVRKAEPEVVDMLPRSVELVTGDVGDPSSLKNAVQGCNKIIYCATARSSITGDLIRVDHQGVYNLTKALQDYNNKLAQQRAGKSSKSKLLIAKFKSEDSLNGWEVRQGTYFQDVVVSKYDGGMDAKFEFTEIGDAVFSGYVFTRGGYVDLSRKLSLPLGYTLDRYEGLVFSVGGNGRSYVVILEAGPSADTTQSKLYFSRISTKAGFCRVRVPFSSFRPVKPDDPPLDPFLVHTLTIRFEPRRQRPIEGTTGTNQDLRSFQLIMEYIKALPTGQETDFVLVSCTGSGIEPTRREQVLRAKRAGEDSLRRSGLGYTIIRPGPLMEEPGGQRALIFDQGNRISQGISCADVADICVKALHDSTARNKSFDVCYEYVAEPGKELYELVAHLPDKANNYLTPALSVLEKNT, encoded by the exons atgagTGCTGCAACTGCAACATTCACTCCTCATGTTGCATTTAGCAATAATAATCCAATATGGAGAAAACCCAGAAGTTGTACTACAAACTGCAAATACTCTACCGCTTCTTTTGTTACAAGAGCAACTTCGTCTTCGAATTCGGAAATTGATAAtgagaagaagaataagagaaagaaaaagaaggtaGTGATTGATAATAAGGAACAAAAAGTACAGGAAACAGTGGAGGAGAAAGAGCAGGAGCAGGTGCAAGAGTTGCAATCTTCATCAGTTTCTGTTATAAAAAGATTGGATGATGTGAATCCTGTGGGACTAGGAAGGCGTTCACGTCAAGTGTTTGATGAAGTGTGGCGAAAGTTTTCAGGATTAGGGCAAATTTCGAGAACAATTCGTTCTGATGATGAGAGTACTTTGCTTATTAGAGAAGGTGGACCCATGTGTGAATTTGCTATACCTGGTGCTCAGAATACTACTGTGCTTGTTGTTGGTGCTACTAGCCGTGTTGGTAGAATTGTTGTCCGCAAACTTATGCTTAGGGGTTACACTGTCAAG GCTCTAGTAAGGAAAGCTGAACCGGAAGTGGTTGACATGCTACCAAGGTCTGTGGAGCTAGTGACAGGCGATGTTGGTGATCCTTCCAGTCTTAAAAATGCAGTGCAGGGTTGCAACAAAATCATCTATTGTGCCACTGCTCGGTCTTCAATCACTGGAGATCTCATCAGAGTTGATCATCAAGGGGTTTACAATCTCACCAAAGCCTTGCAg GACTACAACAATAAACTAGCACAGCAACGAGCTGGAAAGAGTAGCAAAAGCAAGCTTTTAATTGCAAAATTCAAGTCTGAAGATTCATTGAACGGGTGGGAAGTCCGTCAAGGGACATATTTCCAGGATGTGGTTGTTTCTAAGTATGATGGAGGAATGGATGCCAAGTTTGAGTTCACTGAAATCGGAGATGCTGTTTTTTCAG GGTATGTCTTCACAAGAGGAGGATATGTTGACTTGTCACGAAAACTCTCACTCCCTTTGGGTTACACTCTTGACAG GTATGAGGGTCTAGTATTCTCTGTTGGTGGAAATGGAAGAtcttatgttgtaattcttgaagCTGGTCCTTCAGCAGATACAACACAAAGCAAATTGTATTTTTCCAGAATTAGCACAAAAGCAGGATTTTGCAGG GTGAGAGTTCCATTTTCTTCATTTCGGCCGGTGAAGCCAGACGATCCCCCATTGGATCCATTCCTTGTGCATACCTTGACCATACGCTTTGAGCCCAGAAGACAG AGGCCAATTGAAGGAACTACAGGGACGAACCAAGATCTGAGAAGCTTTCAGCTAATTATGGAATATATTAAGGCTTTGCCT ACTGGACAAGAAACTGACTTTGTCTTGGTATCATGTACGGGGTCAGGAATAGAGCCTACCAGACGGGAGCAAGTTTTGCGAGCAAAGAGG gcTGGTGAAGATTCATTAAGAAGGTCCGGCCTTGGATACACAATAATTCGCCCAGGACCCTTGATG GAAGAACCAGGTGGGCAACGTGCGCTCATATTTGATCAAGGAAATCGTATCTCTCAG GGAATCAGTTGTGCTGATGTGGCTGACATTTGTGTGAAGGCATTGCACGATTCAACAGCCAGAAACAAGAGCTTTGAT gtatgttatgaatatgtcgCTGAGCCTGGGAAGGAGTTGTACGAGTTG GTTGCACATTTGCCTGACAAAGCAAACAACTATTTGACACCAGCACTCTCAGTACTGGAGAAAAACACATGA